AAGCGTATCAGTTAAACCAATAGCATATTCCGTGAAACGTTACCAAATATGTACACAGTATCTTGACGAAACTTATGTGCCAAAACGGCAAACAATTGTATTCGAACAACAAGGTGTGTCCTCGTAAAAGTCTTAGAGGGCGTTACCAAAAAATGGAAGCTAGGTCAAATCCAAGCGAACAAATTAATATGGTTCCAGCATTCTCGCTCTTGCATCGTACTGTGCTGTCTATTTACATAATTCTATACAACTATACCGTTTTTGTTTAGCTGTACTTAGGTTGTTTCCTTTCGAAACGAtcattacaaacaaacaaaaactgttctTCGTATTTTGGTAAGGGCAAATAATACCTTTCTGTAAGACATTTTACACCATACAGACGAAAAACATAGATTCCTACAACATTCATTTTATTGTATAGCTTCAAGCCAAAACAGTCTTCTGTGTAGCcaccttcaccaccaccacttacCAACAAGCACTTCGCATActttcttttgaaaattagCACACTTTGTTCGAAGCGTCCCAAGTACCATCTACTGGATACTTTTATTGGCGTTCCGTTTTGCCCGGTACCTTGTGGCTCTTCGTCTTCTTTCCTATGCAAGGCATACGATTTTCGAAAGcgaatttaaaagaaaaaaaaactgcatatATTGTAATAATCCGATCGTAACAATTCATCACTTGTCTCAATGGTACTAATACTTTACGTTCCGCGTTCGGGTTGttgctgtgtatgtgttttcgatttaatttgcaaaCATCTTTGAGCTGACAGTTCTTTCTCTTGCactttggttgtttttttttgtcttcataCTACTGATAGTTCCGATTAGTTTATTGAATATattgtgttgatttttataTGTCCTCCCATGTATTCTGCCTCTTTTGCCTAGCAAATAGTtgttcagtttttttcttttttgcgcaTTTCATTGTAGGTTTACGAGAAGAGAGATGTACACGACACAATGATCTATTACAGagatttcatcatttttgttttactgcttTAGAGATTCTCTTGTCACACAAATAATGGATCAATTGCTGATCTGGCTACGCAATTCTTTTTGTCTTTGGAGCGCTGGATTTTGATAGTTAAATTACTCTCCTTAATGctctgttttttccccccatttcAGTGTTATTCCTGCTGTGATTCTGTTAGTATCCTCAACATTCATCAAATATACGCTTCTTATGCATCCTGCGCACATTCAAATAATCTAACACACTTTCTttctgtccgtgtgtgtgtgtatgtgtgtgcttcagTTTGCTCTAAACATTAATTATTCTATTGATTAATATCATGCTCATTGTTTAATGGATTTTTAGCAAACGGATTGTATCACACAAATCCACATGAATCCTCGCGTACATATACTTTTGCAATGCAATAACCCCATTGCTCTGTTGGGCCCAAaaatcacactcacactccGGCGCTCGTCCCAACCATCTCAAGCAAACTGGCAAAGAAGGAAAGCACCAACAACAATGCCATACAGGTGTTTCGCAAAAAGCACAGTAAATCAGATATCTAAACGTAGCAACAATGAACCGGCAAGCTTTCCTCTGTTAGCTTTGTGGTCTCGCTTATGCCATTCTCTTTATAGGGCAGCATTTTAGTGTGACAGCTTCGCTGTTCGTGCCCTACCCTAGTCTAGTCGTTCTAGTTTTGTAAGCCTTATTGCAGTCTCTCTAGAGCAAAATGTGtgaagagaaacaaaatcaaacggaTCGGCAAAAGCATCAGATCCTGCCTGAGGTGCGATTGCAGACATACTTCAACTTAATCCAGCaccggaaaaaaaataattgtaaccGATTACGATGATAAaagtttgccattttctttaaACTGGATAAAAATAGTTCTTCTTATATACAAAACATGCTATCTTACATTTAGCGCAAAGCAGTATCGTTTTCTTTAAACTAAAATTAATCAGCCTCGTAGAAGAACCGTTGAGAAGTAAAAGCTTGTAACGAAATAGTACGCAACAGAACGATTTTAACTAAATTGTGTCGCAATTATTACACATACAATGGAATTATTCCATTCCTGCCAGTCAAATCATCTTACTCATCCTTTTATACCACCTCTCCACGGTCAATGGGTTAATTTGTCTAGCTGTGttatttccttctcttttttttgttgttgtgtggtttGATTTTCATAACTCGAAACCAAAACTTTTCGACACAACTAAGTAGACGGGAAAGAGATAATTAACGACAAACGAGTACTACTAAgtatttttggtttgattttcggTTTTCTTGGTGGTGACGGTTGCAGCACGTCAAACTAATATTATTCTTACTCTCAGAATAATGGTGGTTATAGTTCTTCGCACATTTTTCTGCCGCACAGCAGGAGTATCCGCAGCCCAGTCGTTTAGTATACCAGCACGGACTCCATCGTTATTGTGTCTCATTTGCCCCCGGAGCTACTGCCACCTCCATTGCCCTGGGCAGCTGCTACAGCCAGTGCGGACCCGCCCGTCGTTGCCTGTTGCTGATCACCGGCACCACTTCCGTTACTGCTTATGCTGGAAATGTTTTTCCTGGCCAGCCGGGATCTAAAAAAGAATTGGCGAGAGGTTAGTACTGCGGTCCCATTCTCGAGCGAGCTTTGCATACCTAATTTGGCCAGCCAACAGTGGATTGATTGCGTATAACCAATCGTGGACTTCCTTGTCACCAAGTGTCTGCAGCAGGTATCCTCGGTGTTTGGTGACAACGCTATATAGAGAGCAGATATATTTGTAATAACTACCGAAAATATAACCATAGGCTAAACAGACGGAGAGTTGATGAAATAACGGGacaaggggttttttttaaggaaGACAACAAATCATATTGCACTTTTCTTTAGTATTTGAAAATATAACAAAGCTTTCCAGGACATCAAAATACGTGACAAATTGGGAATTTAAACGGATACGACGGAGCATCAacttttggtaaaaaaaacggTATTGTCCCGCCAAACGCGGTACGTCTGGTCAGCCATATTGCCATTGCGTCTGCTTACCTAAATGTGTTCGGAACCTTCACCATCGCTGCCTGATCCTCGCTGCATTCAACCTGTGCGGTGGCCAGGTTCAAAACGGCCCGTTCCACCGGATCCTTATCGGAACGGAAGATAAAAACGTACGGTCGACGCACGGTTACCCATCGCTTTTTCCAACCCGAGCCGCCATGTTCGAGCACGTTCAGGTAACCCTTGCGAGCTACTACCGGACTGACGCGAATTTCCTCCAGCTCTGGCACATACAGTCGCAGTGACAGTTCCTGTGTTTGTGGTGCCGGTGCCGGTGCTTCCCAACCATTCGGTACATCTACCCGTTCCGGTGAGCACAGTTCGATCGAGTTACTTGAAATGTAGCTTGCGTTCATGTCCGCACATCCCTCGTCACCCGGTGAAGCATCGGATGGTTGCGCACTGGTGCCATTACCGTCCGCGCCTAGTTCCTTATTACCGATACGACCCTGGATTAGTTTCACACACTTCCACACCAACTCTGATTCGCGGGCAGACAGGTCCCGTTCCACCATTGCTGGTGTCTGCTGATCTTTGACCGGCGTTTGCGGTGATGGTGGAATAACCATGTGCACCGGCGATGCACTAGCACGCTGAGCGAGATTGCAAACGTCCTTTTCTGTTTTGGTGGTTGGGTTCGGTGTCGTGTCCATTCCGAGTCGTtcgcgcagcagcagcagatgtcTTACGCGACCAACCTCCTCCAACCGTGTCAGCTTCTCCAGTTCCCACTGATGGTCGAAGATGAGTGAGTCTCCGCGAGGACGCCAGCCGTGTAGATTCTCCTCACCCCGCACATAGGTGGAGCTGGTATCCAGAACACGGCGCTGTCGACGTTGAACACCTGATGGAGGATTTAAATGCAATTTAGTCACGTGGTAGGTCCAAAAGCGTTAAAAAGAAATGAGAAAGCATGTAAAGTTTAAAAGCGatataaaatcaaataaaagtaCTTCACGATGCACGCGATTCATGAAATAATTCTAGCACAGTTTGAACTAAAAAATATAACTTGCATTCATAGGTGCATTATGTAAGCTCATCATTTAACGTCTGCCGGAAATTGGGTCAAGTGTATCTGTGAATCAAAAACTTTGCACACTCACTCGGTCGTCTAACTGAATTTTTACTGTAAAAATACTAGGTGCCTCACGTGCCCACCCCTATGGCACACTTGTCCCAACTTCTGCTAATGAATAATAGATGTATAATCTTCAAAATGAATCATCTTCAACAACTCTACATTATCAAAATAATATCATCATGCTTATCATCACGTAGGAAGCTAAAACTGAAAAAATAAACGTGTTAAAAGCTCTTATGAGGCATGACAAAATTAACTACAAAATAACAGAGTcgttcatttttctttgctcaGTCTCTCTACACACTAGCACAGTTCTACCTGGACTACCTGCTTCAGAAGCTCTTCTCAGCGAAAGCTCATACACGCCCGACAGGCGATTGGCTTCCGGATTGCGATACTGTCCCGAGAACAGATGCTTAAGCGAACGTGGTCCAGTGCGAGCGTCACGACCGTAGATAATCATGCTGAGATCCTTCGTAATGATGGCCGGTCGAGCACAGTTATCAAGCTGTCAAGTAAGAATTGACGATTTAGCATGAGCAATTCGTAAGTGTTACAAGTGCATGTAAATGGCAATCCTTACCTCAAGATATGCGCTCAGCGTTATGTAAATCTGTTCACCCGTTTGTGTAACACGGTTGAGCAATGCCGAATTGTGCAGACTCGAGTCCCAGGCAGCTTCGAAGCGGAAGAACGACCGATCATCTCCAGGGACCTCCAAAACCTCGCCCGGGAACAATCCGAGCGACAagacgcacgagtccgaatcCTCATCCTCGGCCGGTTCCGGCTGGTTGCGAATACGTCCGACAACTAGTTCGCGTATATCCTTCCATTTGACTTCAGGTGTCGGCTCGTGGACGATCGTGATACGGATGCGCCTTTGAATGCCCTGGTGAAGCAAAAATAGTCCACGGCAAGGCAGATCGTCGCTGTGGTCGACGACCGCCGGTACATATTCACCGTTCGGAGCCAGTTCACAGATTTCGAACCATACGAGGACATCATGCTTCGCCAACACCGTCGATGATGGTGGGCACGGTAATGGTCCAAACTTGGGGCTGCGAACCGGTTGGCTGATCGGAATGCTCGGCGGCAACATGCGCCTTGGTGGAGGCCTAGTAATCTGACAGTCTTGCTTGGCATCCTTGTGCAACGGGTGGTGCTGATAGTGACCGAACACCTTGAAAACTATCGGTTGTGTTTTCAGATATTCGATGAAAGATTTCGTTACCGGGACTGTGATCTGTTGAAAGAAGGGCAAGCAAACGGAgtcgtcttttttttgttgttggtgattGATTACATTCCAATAGCTTACATTTTGTACGTGATAGAATCCAAGCGGTGCTCCCGAGCCAGAGTTCTTTACCGGTTCCGTTGAAAATGCTTCCTCGTGTCGATGCAAAAAGCTACGGTAATAGTACACGTGTTAGATTTAAGCTTTCGAAATTTCATCAACCACTCGTTAACTTACTTAAACTGACAGAATATATCGGCATACTCGGCAGCAATGCCCGTCGCCTGCAGTACGGTCACACGGAAGGTAAACTCTTTGCCCGGTTGCAAATGTTCGCCCGGTTCCTGGTCGTTCGATTCGTGCAGCTCGGAAGCAACGCTCGAATCACCACGTCCGGAATCTGCGTCTTCCTGCTCCAATTCCTCCAACTTAGTGCCCATTTCGTTGCCTCCCTCGATGTACTTTTCATCCTTATCGGGAATGGTGCGGATCTTTGGCACCTTATGCTGTCCGTTTTGTTCCTCATCGAACAAGATGCGAGCGGATTGCTTAACGCCGTTGTTAAAGTCCGCATTCTCTTCATCCATCACGGGTTGTACGGCAACGCGCAGATACCCACGGACGTCGCCACGTTCATTCACAATCGCCACCTTGTGCACTAGAGGAACCGGATACAGTAGGTTGCTCAAGTAAACGAACGatctgtaataaaaaaaaaacaattaatttaaacataaaCGATTCAATGTTGCTGTACCTAGTCATACCTGCCGACCATCCGGAACCACGGAAAACGATCATAGAACGGATCACCGCCGGTTAAACTTTCAACGTTGTAATCCGGTGATGTTGGGCTGAGCTCGGCTTCATTGTGATACATCTCACGCATCAGTTCGAGACGTTGCCTAGAAGTACAGAAATTGTATGACATAAGTATAATCATTACAGTATATTGCTTTCCAATAATGCAGACATAATATTTTTACGAACAGAAGAAGTGAACATATGCATATGCATTATATGGCCCAATGTTAAATGTCTGCACTATATCAACATTTACACCGACCTATGTATGTCATAGTGCTGCCATTTAACATCGCATTAAAGTATGCGCGATTCAATCGAAATGCAAACcaaattttcataaagctATGTACAGGATTATTCCCATTTTTGTTAGTATTTTTGCAATCACTCTAACCGAATCCTCAAAGGCTTGATGTTGGTGAATGTAATACGATTTGCATGTAAGTTGTGCTTAATATACTGTACGTATAGTTATGAATAATGTATAATTTTCATGCATAGTATGTAGTTGATGTTTAAATCaatggaagcgaaaaaatcGAAAGCGTGAAAAAGCCTAGTAATATACCCCATTTTTATAGCTTTGCTTAGTAATATTTGAGCAAATGTGCCATAGAGGCAAGTGAGCTCTATTGTATTTGTAAAGCAACAAATCAATTGGACGACCAAATAAATATACATAATTGTTTATACCCATGACGAGATacagtaaattaaatttaatgaataATGGTCAATTCTTCAGTCCATGATGACCATGAAAGTAAAttcagctttttttaaaacgaCTTTAAGTAAGTTCCAGTATAAATTGCTTCCGCTACATACATTGAGGATTCATTCTCCAACGGTATTTTGTATCATAGGACAATTTTCtgtaataattcaattttaagcTTTAAATCTAACCGGGATCAATTAGagtatgaataaataaagtatATTACGAATATGAACACCCAAGACAATTATTTCGCCGACGAGCGATATAATAATATCATAGCAAAAGCTGTAAaatcactttttgttttttcatcatcatgaaTAATAGTAGTACGCGCATTGTGTAAGATAAGCACCGAAGAAAGCGAACACATATCTCTCCTTAAAGCGAAAAGCAGCGAAGCGGCGATACATTATCTATATCAACAATAGTAGACATAAGGGTAATCGTTTACTCTACAAAAATGAAGATCAATTAAAAGCAACATAATTGATCAGCTTGGGAAGTGATGTcccaggcacacacacacaacactgcacAACTATTGAGCCCTTATATTAATTGCATGCGGAAATGTTTCTGCTAACCTAGAAGGCATCAAATTAGCCAGAGTTAGTCTCGTGCCTGCTTTGCCACAACCACCGCTACTGGCGGGCATAACTGCACCTCCGTCGTAGATAACGGACGGCGGTGAAGGTGGCGATGCAGTACCACCGGATGATGACGAGTTGGATGAAACCGAATTCGTTGGTGAGGTCAAACATTTGCTAGCATCACAGTTAGGCGCTAGTCCCGCCAACAACCGTGCTGCCGCAGGATGTTCCAGTAACTGATGGTCCTGTTGACTCGAGGCCGACATCGGCGGTTGTGCGAACCCTGGATACTGTGTGCCGGTATACTCCGGTGTGTGCTCACCACTGGACAGCTCGAGCACAAAGCTCATCAGCTCCGGAGAAGTGTCGGATGTATTATAGATTTGCCGCATCAGTTCCAACCGATACCTGTCCAATTGGATGCGGCCAAAATATTCGCAGTAGCATCAGTTAGCAACCAGTACATGGAATACGGGGAAGGCGTAACACCAATTGGATGGCCAGAGTTTAGCAGTGTTAATTGCCATAGGACAATGCATGTTAAACGAAGTCAACaatagcaaaaaagaaagagagaagtaacattaaacaaccaaaaaacccaaaagCCTATATGAAATGCTGTTAAGATGAACTAAAAAccaatgtgtttaaaaaaaatgcacgcCAAGTCGTCGGTTAACTGCGTACTCAAATTCAAGCAAAGTTTCAAGTGACGTGAAAAATGTATGCGCAACTTTAAAGTAAATAATCTATAACTAATTAGAGCAAATTCGAATCTTTGTTGCAAGAAAACAATGCAGGGATGCTGATGTATCGATCGAAATCTGTAGTATGGATTGGCAAtgtattttatgtgtttgtgccTTTGAGGATGTTCTGCTCTAAATTGATTCTAAATGCGTCATTTAAATAGAGCTCAATGCTAATGGCACATGACGAGCAAAATAATACTCGCACGAAAGCAATGAtcatttgtaacatttttatgcTTACCGCAACTTTTCCAGACTCCAGTAGTGGGTAGCTCCATTCTTTGTATCGGTAACTTCTACCGCCACAATCGTTCTTGGAATGGGCGTCTGGCCAAACTCATCTTCCTGACCACCGTTTGTCAGGGCTCCTACGGCCGGTGCGGGTGTCAATTCCGGTGGCAGCGGAGAGTACAGAGTGTCTGTCAGAAGCGTGAACTGGAATTGAACCTAATAGAACAGAGTCGGATcgggaaaacaaacaagtcATATTGAGCGAACTGTAGAGTAGAAATGAATTATTCAGTCTTACCttcttcttcaattcaaccgaAATTGCATTGGCTTCCTTCAGGAATATTGCATTGCCCCAGAGATCATCACGAAGTGACGTAAACTGATGGTAACGCCATTTTCGGAATGCCCATGCGGCTAACCCGGCTTCGCGTGCTGTCCAACAGGACTCGAAAAGTGGATTGACTGCATGacgaaaaaatataatattatCCAACCATCCTTCCCCCTTCCAATCACTATCCAATAATTTACCAAAGATGTCCTCTTCTTGGTGGAAATCTTCAGGACTGTAGCTGCTGTACATCGACATTGTCATGGACTGTTCTTCAACTTGCTTCTGAAGTGCATCGATTCTGGCCTCATACGTCTGCCCAAGTGAAGATGAAAAATGCGTTAAACTATAACACAAACGGTAATTTAACGTTAAATCGTTCCTACCTTGCGTTGCTCTTCAAACTCCTGGTCGGCAGCCCGCTTTTCGCGCTTGTACTGTTCCTCTAGCGCCAGCAAACGCTTTTCCATCTCCGCCTTCAAATCGATGCCTTGCTTTTCCAGCAATTCACACTGGGCAAAGTTCCAGTCAGCAATCTCGCCACTGTTGCCCGGCGTTTCGCACACATCGAcctctttatttttttcacgCTTCTCACGCGCTTGCTCCGGGTGCGTGAACCGGAACACATGATTGCGTCCCAGGATAACGCGTGAACCAGTTTGCAATACCTCCGGTTCGATTACCTTTCGACCGTTCACGTACACCAGCGCATCCTTGTGCGGTACCAGCGTAACCACGCCATCCTTGTTCTCGAACACACAGTGCTCCTTCAAGATGTGCGAGCCGGACAGTTGAATGTCCTGCGGTACGTTCGCTTCCGATGTACCGAGACGGGTAAGTCCTGTGGAGATGgcaaatttaattatcgtCTTCCGATCACCGAAAACTATTCCTCGCCCGGGGGTGAGGTGATTAGTACGTACCGTCCTTAATGTAGTACAGCAAACACTCGGACAGTGTTGGATCCTCGTTGAGATTCACCAGATGGGGCGATTTCTTCGGCGAGAACACACCGACAGTAATACCGTCCTCCTTTACGGCCACACCCATCTCGGCAAAGACGGCTTCCCGCTGCACACGAATCTGCTCCGTTCGCTTCAACTTCTCTTCCCATGTTTCATTCAGCTCGGCGATAAGCTTTTCGCTTGCCTGCAGCTGATCAACTGCCATTTCCGTGCTTGAACCGGTGCGTTTGCGATTGCGATTCGGCGAATGAATCTTCTTCTCGCCATCTTCACCTTCCTCGGTAATGACGACACCGCCAACTGACTCGATTTTGTCCGACTTGATGAGACATTCGTCCTCTGCAAGGAAAAGCAATGGAACATGAAAACGTAATACATGTTACCAATAATTGGCCAAATATTTCGTGAATGGAAATGGAGAAACGTATCCGTAGTggattttggaaaaatttaaatatactACATTATGTGGCGACTTGTGTGGTAGAAGattgaatttcttttcttgttaACCTTTATTTCAATGACCACCTACCAGTGTAtgttatgcatttttattttgcaaaaactTTCAATATAATAGAGCTATCTCAGGATGAAACTTTTGGGATGcctagaaaaacatttttttctatcataAAGCGAAAAGCctgatttttgtattttttttaaatatacttttaattttatgttcaatTTATTCCCCTATTTTCTAGAACCACCTAACCCACAAACGAGtaagtcatatttttttattggtgtATGTATTTTGTCGTATTATCAAGCTTGTATCTGTTGATCTGCTCGTCGTATTTGTATAAATATTTGACGAAAGAAGAGACTACTTCTGCTGTCcagcaaataaaatttggttgagattttaaaaattcttttattcatttatttttcgcttccacTTGCATCTGCGCAAAGCAACTTTTCGCTAATcagagtttttgtttgatatttaaaatttcttatgtAAGGCTTTTGTGGAATGAAATAGTTAAATTAGGATATGACTTCAAATAGTCTCAGCTGATCAGTCTTTTTTTCAGTAAAAGAGACTCTTTTAGAAGAGATTCAATGCATGTtcggcatacgacgatgaaaaaataatttataacaaTCAATTCCGTGTGCCTGTGTAATTACTTGAATTAtacaaaaatgaataattagtTTGATTAGATTAGTTTGAACTATTTGGAACCATAACATCCAACACTTTTTCGCCTATTTTTTATAGTCTGTATAAATTGATTATTTGATGTTGTAAAAAGAAGTATCAAGCTACTGGAAATATAGATGTTACaagcttttaaaacaaaaaaaataatagaagaagattttttgaaaatatgaacTAGATTTTAATACTAAGACAACAAACAGCCTCatctttctt
This genomic window from Anopheles maculipalpis chromosome 2RL, idAnoMacuDA_375_x, whole genome shotgun sequence contains:
- the LOC126568752 gene encoding kinesin-like protein unc-104 isoform X1, translated to MSSVKVAVRVRPFNSREIARESKCIIEMAGNTTCITNPKVPPGSSESVKRFNYDYSYWSHDPRDLEFSTQAMVYSDIGEEMLQHSFDGYNVCIFAYGQTGAGKSYTMMGKQEDGQEGVIPMICKDLFRRIQETESDDLKYSVEVSYMEIYCERVRDLLNPKNKGNLKVREHPLLGPYVEDLSKLAVTSYQDIHDLIDEGNKARTVAATNMNETSSRSHAVFTIFFTQKRQDRMTSLETEKVSKISLVDLAGSERADSTGAKGTRLKEGANINKSLTTLGKVISALAEIASKNKKSKKADFIPYRDSVLTWLLRENLGGNSKTAMIAAISPADINYDETLSTLRYADRAKQIVCKAVVNEDANAKLIRELKEEIQKLRELLKAEGIEVQEGPDGKVVCEKRDANKDECLIKSDKIESVGGVVITEEGEDGEKKIHSPNRNRKRTGSSTEMAVDQLQASEKLIAELNETWEEKLKRTEQIRVQREAVFAEMGVAVKEDGITVGVFSPKKSPHLVNLNEDPTLSECLLYYIKDGLTRLGTSEANVPQDIQLSGSHILKEHCVFENKDGVVTLVPHKDALVYVNGRKVIEPEVLQTGSRVILGRNHVFRFTHPEQAREKREKNKEVDVCETPGNSGEIADWNFAQCELLEKQGIDLKAEMEKRLLALEEQYKREKRAADQEFEEQRKTYEARIDALQKQVEEQSMTMSMYSSYSPEDFHQEEDIFGKLLDSDWKGEGWLDNIIFFRHAVNPLFESCWTAREAGLAAWAFRKWRYHQFTSLRDDLWGNAIFLKEANAISVELKKKVQFQFTLLTDTLYSPLPPELTPAPAVGALTNGGQEDEFGQTPIPRTIVAVEVTDTKNGATHYWSLEKLRQRLELMREMYHNEAELSPTSPDYNVESLTGGDPFYDRFPWFRMVGRSFVYLSNLLYPVPLVHKVAIVNERGDVRGYLRVAVQPVMDEENADFNNGVKQSARILFDEEQNGQHKVPKIRTIPDKDEKYIEGGNEMGTKLEELEQEDADSGRGDSSVASELHESNDQEPGEHLQPGKEFTFRVTVLQATGIAAEYADIFCQFNFLHRHEEAFSTEPVKNSGSGAPLGFYHVQNITVPVTKSFIEYLKTQPIVFKVFGHYQHHPLHKDAKQDCQITRPPPRRMLPPSIPISQPVRSPKFGPLPCPPSSTVLAKHDVLVWFEICELAPNGEYVPAVVDHSDDLPCRGLFLLHQGIQRRIRITIVHEPTPEVKWKDIRELVVGRIRNQPEPAEDEDSDSCVLSLGLFPGEVLEVPGDDRSFFRFEAAWDSSLHNSALLNRVTQTGEQIYITLSAYLELDNCARPAIITKDLSMIIYGRDARTGPRSLKHLFSGQYRNPEANRLSGVYELSLRRASEAGSPGVQRRQRRVLDTSSTYVRGEENLHGWRPRGDSLIFDHQWELEKLTRLEEVGRVRHLLLLRERLGMDTTPNPTTKTEKDVCNLAQRASASPVHMVIPPSPQTPVKDQQTPAMVERDLSARESELVWKCVKLIQGRIGNKELGADGNGTSAQPSDASPGDEGCADMNASYISSNSIELCSPERVDVPNGWEAPAPAPQTQELSLRLYVPELEEIRVSPVVARKGYLNVLEHGGSGWKKRWVTVRRPYVFIFRSDKDPVERAVLNLATAQVECSEDQAAMVKVPNTFSVVTKHRGYLLQTLGDKEVHDWLYAINPLLAGQIRSRLARKNISSISSNGSGAGDQQQATTGGSALAVAAAQGNGGGSSSGGK
- the LOC126568752 gene encoding kinesin-like protein unc-104 isoform X7, yielding MSSVKVAVRVRPFNSREIARESKCIIEMAGNTTCITNPKVPPGSSESVKRFNYDYSYWSHDPRDLEFSTQAMVYSDIGEEMLQHSFDGYNVCIFAYGQTGAGKSYTMMGKQEDGQEGVIPMICKDLFRRIQETESDDLKYSVEVSYMEIYCERVRDLLNPKNKGNLKVREHPLLGPYVEDLSKLAVTSYQDIHDLIDEGNKARTVAATNMNETSSRSHAVFTIFFTQKRQDRMTSLETEKVSKISLVDLAGSERADSTGAKGTRLKEGANINKSLTTLGKVISALAEIASKNKKSKKADFIPYRDSVLTWLLRENLGGNSKTAMIAAISPADINYDETLSTLRYADRAKQIVCKAVVNEDANAKLIRELKEEIQKLRELLKAEGIEVQEGPDGKVVCEKRDANKDECLIKSDKIESVGGVVITEEGEDGEKKIHSPNRNRKRTGSSTEMAVDQLQASEKLIAELNETWEEKLKRTEQIRVQREAVFAEMGVAVKEDGITVGVFSPKKSPHLVNLNEDPTLSECLLYYIKDGLTRLGTSEANVPQDIQLSGSHILKEHCVFENKDGVVTLVPHKDALVYVNGRKVIEPEVLQTGSRVILGRNHVFRFTHPEQAREKREKNKEVDVCETPGNSGEIADWNFAQCELLEKQGIDLKAEMEKRLLALEEQYKREKRAADQEFEEQRKTYEARIDALQKQVEEQSMTMSMYSSYSPEDFHQEEDIFVNPLFESCWTAREAGLAAWAFRKWRYHQFTSLRDDLWGNAIFLKEANAISVELKKKVQFQFTLLTDTLYSPLPPELTPAPAVGALTNGGQEDEFGQTPIPRTIVAVEVTDTKNGATHYWSLEKLRYRLELMRQIYNTSDTSPELMSFVLELSSGEHTPEYTGTQYPGFAQPPMSASSQQDHQLLEHPAAARLLAGLAPNCDASKCLTSPTNSVSSNSSSSGGTASPPSPPSVIYDGGAVMPASSGGCGKAGTRLTLANLMPSRQRLELMREMYHNEAELSPTSPDYNVESLTGGDPFYDRFPWFRMVGRSFVYLSNLLYPVPLVHKVAIVNERGDVRGYLRVAVQPVMDEENADFNNGVKQSARILFDEEQNGQHKVPKIRTIPDKDEKYIEGGNEMGTKLEELEQEDADSGRGDSSVASELHESNDQEPGEHLQPGKEFTFRVTVLQATGIAAEYADIFCQFNFLHRHEEAFSTEPVKNSGSGAPLGFYHVQNITVPVTKSFIEYLKTQPIVFKVFGHYQHHPLHKDAKQDCQITRPPPRRMLPPSIPISQPVRSPKFGPLPCPPSSTVLAKHDVLVWFEICELAPNGEYVPAVVDHSDDLPCRGLFLLHQGIQRRIRITIVHEPTPEVKWKDIRELVVGRIRNQPEPAEDEDSDSCVLSLGLFPGEVLEVPGDDRSFFRFEAAWDSSLHNSALLNRVTQTGEQIYITLSAYLELDNCARPAIITKDLSMIIYGRDARTGPRSLKHLFSGQYRNPEANRLSGVYELSLRRASEAGSPGVQRRQRRVLDTSSTYVRGEENLHGWRPRGDSLIFDHQWELEKLTRLEEVGRVRHLLLLRERLGMDTTPNPTTKTEKDVCNLAQRASASPVHMVIPPSPQTPVKDQQTPAMVERDLSARESELVWKCVKLIQGRIGNKELGADGNGTSAQPSDASPGDEGCADMNASYISSNSIELCSPERVDVPNGWEAPAPAPQTQELSLRLYVPELEEIRVSPVVARKGYLNVLEHGGSGWKKRWVTVRRPYVFIFRSDKDPVERAVLNLATAQVECSEDQAAMVKVPNTFSVVTKHRGYLLQTLGDKEVHDWLYAINPLLAGQIRSRLARKNISSISSNGSGAGDQQQATTGGSALAVAAAQGNGGGSSSGGK